The following coding sequences lie in one Streptomyces albofaciens JCM 4342 genomic window:
- a CDS encoding metallophosphoesterase family protein, with protein MVSDVHGNGPDLARAGDGADALVCLGDLVLFLDYADHSRGIFPDLFGVENAHRLVELRTARRFEEARALGRRLWGDIEREGGGRMAVIEAAVRRQYAELFAAFPDRTYATYGNVDLPHLWPEYARPGTTVLDGERVEIGGRVFGFVGGGLTTPMRTPYEISDEEYAAKIEAVGEVDVLCTHIPPDVPELCYDVVARRFERGSSALLDAIRRTRPRYALFGHVHQPLAPRVRVGATECVNVGHFNATGTPYVMEW; from the coding sequence GTGGTCAGTGACGTACATGGCAACGGACCGGACCTCGCCAGGGCGGGCGACGGGGCCGACGCCCTGGTCTGCCTGGGCGACCTCGTCCTCTTCCTCGACTACGCCGACCACTCGCGCGGCATCTTCCCCGACCTCTTCGGCGTCGAGAACGCCCACCGGCTGGTCGAGCTGCGTACCGCCCGCCGCTTCGAGGAAGCACGTGCGCTGGGCCGTCGGCTGTGGGGCGACATCGAACGCGAAGGCGGCGGCCGGATGGCCGTCATCGAGGCGGCCGTCCGCCGGCAGTACGCCGAACTGTTCGCCGCCTTCCCGGACCGGACGTACGCCACGTACGGAAACGTGGACCTCCCGCACCTGTGGCCCGAATACGCGCGGCCCGGCACCACCGTCCTGGACGGCGAGCGGGTGGAGATCGGCGGCCGGGTCTTCGGCTTCGTCGGCGGCGGGCTGACGACTCCCATGCGGACCCCCTACGAGATCAGCGACGAAGAGTACGCCGCCAAGATCGAGGCGGTCGGCGAGGTGGACGTGCTGTGCACCCACATCCCGCCGGACGTCCCCGAGCTGTGCTACGACGTCGTCGCCCGGCGCTTCGAGCGCGGCAGCTCCGCCCTCCTGGACGCCATCCGCCGCACCCGCCCCCGCTACGCGCTGTTCGGGCACGTGCACCAGCCGCTGGCCCCGCGGGTCCGCGTCGGCGCCACCGAGTGCGTGAACGTCGGGCACTTCAACGCGACGGGAACGCCGTACGTCATGGAGTGGTGA
- a CDS encoding glycosyltransferase family 4 protein, with protein sequence MDKTLIVTNDFPPRPGGIQAFLHSMALRLDPDRVVVYASTWKRSEEGVAATARFDAEQPFHVVRDRATMLLPTPRVTRTATALLRRHGCSSVWFGAAAPLGLMAPALRRAGARRIVATTHGHEAGWAQLPASRQLLRRIGEGTDTITYLGEYTRARIAGALTPAAARRMVQLPPGVDEKTFHPDSGGDAVRARLGLAGRPVVVCVSRLVPRKGQDTLIEAMPRVLAEVPDAVLLIVGGGPYEKQLHALAQEKGVADSVRFTGAVPWEELPAHYGAGDVFAMPCRTRRGGLDVEGLGIVYLEASATGLPVVAGDSGGAPDAVLDGETGYVVPGGSPTVAAERVIALLKDPDARRRMGERGRAWVEEKWRWDLLAERLKELL encoded by the coding sequence ATGGACAAGACGCTGATCGTCACGAACGACTTCCCGCCCCGCCCCGGCGGCATCCAGGCCTTCCTGCACAGCATGGCGCTGCGCCTGGACCCGGACCGGGTGGTGGTCTACGCCTCCACCTGGAAGCGGAGCGAGGAGGGCGTCGCCGCCACCGCCCGCTTCGACGCCGAGCAGCCCTTCCACGTCGTACGGGACCGCGCGACGATGCTGCTGCCGACGCCCCGGGTGACCCGCACCGCCACCGCCCTGCTGCGCCGCCACGGCTGCTCCTCGGTGTGGTTCGGGGCCGCGGCGCCGCTCGGTCTGATGGCCCCGGCGCTGCGCCGGGCGGGCGCGCGCCGGATCGTGGCCACCACGCACGGGCACGAGGCGGGCTGGGCGCAGCTGCCCGCCTCCCGCCAGCTGCTGCGGCGGATCGGCGAGGGCACCGACACGATCACCTACCTCGGCGAGTACACCCGTGCGCGGATCGCCGGCGCGCTGACCCCGGCCGCCGCCCGCCGCATGGTCCAACTGCCGCCCGGTGTGGACGAGAAGACCTTCCACCCCGATTCGGGCGGCGACGCGGTACGGGCCCGGCTCGGGCTCGCCGGGCGGCCGGTCGTCGTCTGCGTCTCCCGGCTGGTGCCGCGCAAGGGGCAGGACACCCTGATCGAGGCGATGCCGCGCGTCCTGGCCGAGGTACCGGACGCGGTGCTGCTGATCGTCGGCGGCGGCCCGTACGAGAAGCAGCTGCACGCGCTCGCCCAGGAGAAGGGCGTCGCGGACTCGGTGCGCTTCACCGGGGCCGTGCCGTGGGAGGAACTGCCCGCCCACTACGGCGCGGGCGACGTCTTCGCGATGCCGTGCCGCACCCGGCGCGGCGGGCTGGACGTCGAGGGCCTGGGCATCGTCTACCTGGAGGCGTCCGCCACCGGACTCCCGGTCGTCGCGGGCGACTCCGGCGGCGCGCCGGACGCGGTGCTGGACGGCGAGACGGGGTACGTCGTCCCGGGCGGCTCCCCGACGGTCGCGGCCGAGCGCGTCATCGCCCTCCTCAAGGACCCGGACGCCCGCCGCCGGATGGGCGAGCGCGGCCGGGCCTGGGTGGAGGAGAAGTGGCGCTGGGACCTGCTGGCGGAGCGGCTGAAGGAACTGCTGTAA
- a CDS encoding SRPBCC family protein, translating into MAEHTSSSITIEAAPAEVMGVIADFARYPDWTGEVKEAEILSKDEQGRAEQVRLLLDAGAIKDDHTLAYDWISDHEVSWSLVKSQMLRTLDGSYRLVPLAGGAHTEVTYQLTVDVKIPMLGMIKRKAEKVIIDRALDGLKKRVESGPAAPAAGEAKSL; encoded by the coding sequence ATGGCCGAACACACCAGCTCTAGCATCACGATCGAGGCGGCACCCGCCGAGGTGATGGGAGTGATCGCCGACTTTGCCCGCTATCCGGACTGGACCGGCGAGGTGAAGGAAGCCGAGATCCTCAGCAAGGACGAGCAGGGCCGCGCCGAGCAGGTCCGGCTGCTGCTGGACGCCGGCGCGATCAAGGACGACCACACCCTCGCCTACGACTGGATCAGCGACCACGAGGTCAGCTGGTCGCTGGTGAAGTCCCAGATGCTGCGCACCCTCGACGGCTCCTACCGGCTGGTCCCGCTGGCCGGCGGCGCGCACACCGAAGTGACGTACCAGCTGACCGTGGACGTCAAGATCCCGATGCTCGGCATGATCAAGCGCAAGGCGGAGAAGGTCATCATCGACCGCGCGCTGGACGGGCTGAAGAAGCGCGTCGAGAGCGGCCCCGCGGCCCCGGCCGCCGGCGAGGCCAAGAGCCTCTGA
- a CDS encoding AMP-dependent synthetase/ligase: MREFSLPALYEVPADGNLTDLIRRNAAQHPDVAVLGRKVDGRYEDVTATEFLAEVRAVAKGLMATGIQAGDRIGLMSRTRYEWTLLDFAIWSAGAVTVPVYETSSAEQVQWILGDSGAVACLVETPEQEAAVESVRDRLPALENIWQIERDAIARLRAAGEGLTDAEVDERSALADADSPATIVYTSGTTGRPKGCVLTHRSFFAECGNVVERLKPLFRTGHSSVLLFLPVAHVFGRLVEVASVMAPIKLGHAPDIKNLTDDLAAFRPTLILGVPRVFEKVYNSARAKAQAEGKGKIFDRAADTAIAYSRALDTPAGPGLGLKLKHKLFDTLVFGKLRAVLGGRATHAISGGAPLGERLGHFYRGIGFTALEGYGLTESCAATAFNPWDRQKIGTVGQPLPGSVVRIADDGEVLLHGEHLFTEYWNNEAATKEALSDGWFHTGDIGTLDEDGYLAITGRKKEILVTAGGKNVAPAVIEDRIRAHALIAECMVVGDGRPFVGALVTLDEEFLPRWAAENGRPAGQGVAELSEDPELLAAVQRAVDDGNAAVSKAESVRKFRILPTQFTEESGHVTPSLKLKRNVVAKDFADEIEAIYRP; this comes from the coding sequence TTGCGCGAGTTCAGCCTTCCGGCCCTGTACGAGGTCCCCGCGGACGGCAACCTGACGGATCTGATCCGCCGCAATGCCGCGCAGCACCCCGATGTCGCCGTCCTGGGCCGCAAGGTCGACGGGCGGTACGAGGACGTCACGGCCACCGAGTTCCTCGCCGAGGTGCGGGCCGTCGCCAAGGGCCTGATGGCCACCGGGATCCAGGCGGGCGACCGGATCGGCCTGATGTCGCGCACCCGCTACGAGTGGACGCTGCTGGACTTCGCGATCTGGAGCGCGGGCGCCGTCACCGTCCCGGTCTACGAGACCAGCTCCGCCGAGCAGGTGCAGTGGATCCTCGGCGACTCCGGCGCGGTGGCCTGCCTGGTGGAGACGCCCGAGCAGGAGGCCGCCGTCGAGTCCGTACGGGACCGGCTGCCCGCGCTGGAGAACATCTGGCAGATCGAGCGGGACGCGATCGCCCGGCTGCGCGCGGCCGGCGAGGGACTCACCGACGCGGAGGTCGACGAGCGCAGCGCCCTCGCCGACGCCGACTCCCCCGCCACCATCGTCTACACCTCCGGCACCACCGGCCGCCCCAAGGGCTGTGTGCTCACCCACCGCAGCTTCTTCGCCGAGTGCGGCAACGTCGTCGAGCGCCTCAAGCCGCTCTTCCGCACCGGCCACTCCTCGGTGCTGCTCTTCCTGCCGGTGGCGCACGTCTTCGGGCGGCTGGTGGAGGTGGCCTCGGTCATGGCGCCCATCAAGCTCGGCCACGCCCCCGACATCAAGAACCTCACCGACGACCTCGCCGCCTTCCGCCCCACGCTGATCCTCGGCGTCCCCCGGGTCTTCGAGAAGGTCTACAACTCGGCGCGGGCCAAGGCGCAGGCCGAGGGCAAGGGCAAGATCTTCGACCGGGCCGCCGACACGGCCATCGCCTACAGCCGCGCGCTGGACACCCCGGCCGGGCCCGGCCTCGGCCTGAAGCTCAAGCACAAGCTGTTCGACACGCTGGTCTTCGGCAAGCTGCGCGCGGTGCTCGGCGGCCGGGCCACCCACGCCATCTCCGGCGGCGCGCCGCTGGGCGAGCGGCTGGGCCACTTCTACCGCGGCATCGGGTTCACGGCCCTGGAGGGCTACGGCCTGACGGAGTCCTGCGCGGCCACCGCCTTCAACCCGTGGGACCGGCAGAAGATCGGCACGGTCGGCCAGCCGCTGCCCGGCTCGGTGGTCCGCATCGCCGACGACGGCGAGGTGCTGCTGCACGGCGAGCACCTGTTCACCGAGTACTGGAACAACGAGGCCGCGACCAAGGAAGCGCTCTCCGACGGCTGGTTCCACACCGGTGACATCGGCACCCTGGACGAGGACGGCTACCTCGCCATCACCGGCCGCAAGAAGGAGATCCTGGTGACGGCGGGCGGCAAGAACGTCGCCCCGGCCGTCATCGAGGACCGCATCCGCGCGCACGCGCTGATCGCCGAGTGCATGGTGGTCGGCGACGGCCGCCCGTTCGTCGGCGCGCTGGTCACCCTGGACGAGGAGTTCCTGCCGCGCTGGGCGGCGGAGAACGGCCGCCCGGCCGGGCAGGGCGTCGCCGAGCTGAGCGAGGACCCGGAGCTGCTGGCCGCGGTGCAGCGGGCGGTGGACGACGGCAACGCGGCTGTCTCCAAGGCCGAGTCGGTACGCAAGTTCCGCATCCTGCCGACGCAGTTCACCGAGGAGTCCGGGCATGTGACGCCGTCGCTGAAGCTGAAGCGGAACGTGGTGGCGAAGGACTTCGCGGACGAGATCGAGGCGATCTACCGCCCGTAG